The DNA region CACTTACTGTTCCCCTCTTGTCTCTTCACATGGCCCCTACTGGCCATTATGCCTTTGCCCAGGCTGTGTCCCTGGTCCTGGAGCTCTCTCTTTGAGTTCAGGATTACTCCCTCTGAGGTTCTTCCCCTGATGCTGTGGGCCTCTATAACTCTCTGGGGTAAAGGATAAAGAATAAAGCATCAACAGTAAGACCAGTTAGGGACAGTTTGTGTACTTTGGACCCCCAGGGAGTGGCTGGGAGAATTCCTTCTGGACCATTGGCAATTAAGGAGGGCATCTTGGGGAGGTGTGATTTTGGCTGACCTTGAGAGATGGACTGAGTTTAAATATGCTGTGGGGTGAACCAAGGACACGCAGGAAGGGCAGAGGCGAGGCCTTAGCAAGGTTTACAGGTAGAGAAGCCAGTGTAGTGTTTCAAAATTTAGGGCCTTTATATGTAGGTGGGAAGAATAGGAAGTGAGGAGGGTGAAGAGGTTGGCACATGATGGACAACACTGAATGCCTGGCTAGAGGGCTAGACTTCGCCCCTGTGGTCCTGGGCTAGGGAGGTGACATGTGTAGTTCCACTCTTAATACTGTGCTCCTGGCAAACATTAAGAATCAATTAGAGGTACACCTGGAAGgttcagtctgtagagcatgcaactcttgatctcggaattgtgagtttgagccccacgttgggtgatgagattacttaaaaataaatcttagggacgcctgggtggctcagttggttaagcgtccgacttcggctcaggtcatgatctcacggtctgtgggttcgagccctgcatcgggctctgtgctgacagctcagagcctggagcctgcttccgattctgtctccctctctctctgcccctcccctgctcatgctctgtctctctctgtcgcaaaaataaataaaaacattaaaaaaaatcttaaaaacaacaaatttaaaaaaagagtcaattaGAATTACttgtaataaccaaaaagtagaaacaactcaaatgtccatcaattgatatGTGGGTAAACAAAACGTGGTATAaccatagaatggaatattatttggctgtAGAAATGAAGTGTCGATACCACactatggatgaaccttgaaaacatcatgctaaatgaaagaaaccaaactgTTTATATGGAATGTTGAGAATAggaaaatccatagagacagacagtaaattagtggttgcctagggccgAGGGTGCAGCTTGGGgtgaaatggggagtgactgccaaCAGGGGGTTTCTTCTGGGGATAatgaagatgttttaaaatggactgtggtggggcgcctgggtggctcagtcagttgagcgtctcacttcggctcaggtcatgatctcacagtgagtttgagccccgcatcaggctctttgctgtcagcgtggagcctgcttcagacactgtgtccccctctctctctgcccctcccttacttgcgctctctctctcaaaaaaaaaaaaattaaaataatgaaactaaataaaattgtggtgatggctacacaactctgtgaatgtagTAAAAATCACTATAATGATTTAcgctttaaatgggtgaactgtGTGGCATGTCGGTTACAGCTCACTAAAACTCTTACAAAAAGAGAGTTGATTTGGGAGCAGATGCCTGCTTTCCAATCCCTACAGCCACAGGCAGCGGGTGAGAGTTACAGGTGCATGCTGCCCAGCCcgcaggagagagggaagactGGTCATGGGCCAGTCCTGACTTCAGTGACGTCACTCTGGGGGgttctgtggggggggggggctggaaggGAAGGCTGAAAGAGGGGACTGTCTTCTCTCCTGCTCTTGCAATGTCCCCAGCCACCTGGAGGCACAGAAATGTTGGAGCTGCACAGGGTTTATGGATCACTGACAAGGGAAGAGGCTAGGAATGGGGAATGGCCCAGGGTAAGGTCACCTGGCAAGAAGGAGGGGCTGCCCAGGTCAGAAGCAGGAGGTCTCATCTTCCCAATTGGCAGCAAATGTGCGGACGGAAATCTGATTTTACAAGGGTCCCTGGCCAGGGTGGATATTCCTGCACAGGACAGGGTGTGATTGCTTACAGCTGCCTTGGCCTCTCCCAGGAGGACACATGCTTTGATTGGACACTTCCTGCTCCCCTTCCCCTTGCAACCACCACCGGGGAAAGACAGATGGGCCCTGGGAGCTGACATCTAGGCAATATCTGGGTCTCCCCCTGGACAGAGCCTCCACCTCCCTGGACACCATGCCCCAGGACCCTCTTGGGAGGGTCCCCAAGGAAACAAGGGCAATTTGCTAGAAATTACCTATCAACCACCCCAtgctgtgtatttttttgtttttgttttttttaattaaaaatttttttatgtttattcatttttgaaagacagagagagacagagtacaagcaggggtggggtggagagaggtgggggacacagaatctgaagcaggatctgggctctgagctgtcagcacagagcccgacgcggggctccaactcacgaaccacgagattatgacctgagctgaagtcggatgctcaaccaactgagccacccaggcgcccctagttttttgggtttttttgacaaatgttttctgAACCTGGCTCAGGACCTGCTGGCTGCTGGACTCCTTtgagcgcagagcccggtgcTGAGTCCTGAGAGGAGACTCAAAGAAGAAATGGGTCCTATCCCCTGGGGAACCTGTGGGCTGAAGGGAATAGAGAGTCTTGTCCTCTGTGGGACAAACTTGTCACATTTGCAAAGCCCTTGCCTTGGAGGAGGTATAGCCTCACCACAGGGAGGCTGGACAGAAGGGATGACTTGGGGAGTCCCAGTCTGAGGGGGCAGCTCAGGACTTCATGACTATCCTGGGAACTAGCCTGAGACTAAAGGTAAGGGTGGTGGGTTGCCTCCCACCCTGGTATTGGGTGTGGGGTGCATTGTAGAGGATGCCGACTGGGGGTGATATTGGGACAGACCTCCTGGGGAGGCTGACTCTGAGTGGAAATGTGACAGGAGCCTGGGGCAGTGGGCGGTGTTGTTGGCAAAGAGGGCACAGCTCCCAGacttgcatgtgtgcatgtatctgtTGGGGGACAGTTGAACTAGAGTCATTGCAGAGCAAGGAGACTTGACCCTGACCTCACTCACAGAAGTGCCCTGGGAGCACAGGACTTGACAGTAAACATGCACTTTTGCACCCACTGTCACGTGTGCCCCCATGCGGGCAGTGCAGGGCATGTAATCCCCATCCTAAAGACGTGGCCCAGGAAAacaaagtaacttgctcaaagtcacacagctaggaaatgatGCCAGGTCTCCTGGCAGTACAGTCCTTCAGGTGAGAGAAAGGCGCACAATGGGAATTGTGGAGTCTGGGCAGAACTGCTATAAAGGCCCTGATGTGAAGCCCTGCTTGACCAAGAGGCCAGTGGGGCAATAGCTGGACTGTGAAACTAGGTTGCACAGAAGCCcgtttctccttccttttcccaagGCTGAGTGTGCAACCAGCAGCATTCATCCAGGCTGCCACCTTCCGAGGTGCCCCACCCAAGTCCCCAAGAGTCCTACGGACCAACTGGAGCCAAGAGCCACCCCAGGCCTCACAGCCTCATGGCTGTTCCACAGGAGAGCTGGGACTAGCGTTTGCCTCATGGCCTCTGGACCCATCCATCTCTTTGGCTAATCACTTCTCCCAGCTATGCTTTCTCCACACCCGTCCCCCTCCCAGAATGGGCCACCCCAGCCTGGTGTCTCAACCAGAGCACTGGACAGGGAGTCATTTGGGGTCAATTCagaggaggcttcctggaggaagcaaaGAGGAGGAGGTTGCTGTGTCTGGTGGGAGGTCAGGGAAGTCTTCACAAGGTGAAGAGTGTGCCAAGCATCAGGtgcagaggtagagaaagagaaggaggctcAGAGGGGTCTGAGCAGTTGGAGTCTATATGGCTTCCTGGTGCCTGGGATGTGCAGGAATGATCACACTTCAGAGGAGAGAAGATGATGGTAGGAACCAGAACAGGGGTATGTGTGTCGGGGGGGATCAGAAGGGAGTATCCCCAGGAGAAGGAGCAGGTGGGGCACTCCCCAAGCTTTCATCTCAAGGTTCATGCGGTGGCACTGAGCAAAACAGCAGACCAGGTGGCCCTGGGGACAACCAGGGGTGTTCATGGGAGTCTTGAATTCAGAGATGCAGACAAGGTCTGTCTGTGACAACTGGTGCCCTGAGAGGGGTGTCTCCAGGGAGGTGTGAGGGCTGGAAACAGAAGCATCCCAGGATACAACTCTGCAAGCCCTCATGTTAAGAGGAGGGGCTTtggaggagactgagaaggagcaccaaggaggtgggagggaaacCAGGAGAGTGGCATCAGGGGACAATGGAGCAAGGGTCATTAGTGCCTGCATAGGTAAAGCTAAGGCTTGAGAGTAACCACCGCATCCAGCGAGGTCTGGTCAGCTTGCAGTGGCCctgagtgtgagagagagtgaagaAGTGGGTGAGGGAATGACCTTTTCCCAGGCTCAGGTGGTGAGGAGCCAGGGCAACAGGCCACATCTGATGGTGGCTGGGGCCATTTTTAGACTGAGAAACGCAGCAGAAAAGAACCCaggaaaaggagacagacagagctgaGCGCCTGAACTGGTTGAGGGCTGGGTCCAGAGAATAGGATGTTGTGGCCTTGAAGGTCTCCCTTAGAACTGACTGGGTGGACCACCTCACACtagccagagtggctaaaattaacaactcaggaaatagctgatgttggcaaggatgtggagaaagcggaaccctcttgtactgttggtgggaatgcaccagtggagcagccactctggaaaacagtgtggaggttcctcaaaaaattaaagattgaattaccctacaacccagcaatagcactactaggaatttatccaaatgataaatttggatatatttatatatctcagcagtgagaatgaaatcttgccatttgcaaccacatggatggaactggagggtattatgctaagtgaaatacgtcagtcagagaaagacagataccatatgttttcactcatatgtggaagttgagaaacttaacagaagaccatgggggaagggaaaggactGACTGGGTGGGTCAGGCTCTAGATGAGGGGTGGTTactattattcattcatcaaacattagCTGAGTGCCTACTGAGTGCTAGGCAGTGCCTAGAGCTGGAGATTGAATGGTGAATACACTATATTACCCTGATTCCTGAGGAGGCCATCTGGGGAGAAGGATGTAGGtgcctgtcttcctttctcttctggagGACTCAACTCTCTTGAGCAACCCTGGCAATGACCTGCCTCTGTGGGTCCCAGGAGAGGCCAAGACATTGTCAGGGAGATGGAGAAACTATTTCTTTAGTTGCACATAAGGTGGACTTTGCCCACTGCCCAGCAAGCCCTGTGAGGCAACAGCAGTAGGTGTGAGGCAAGCCTGAGCCCACATCCGGGCAGGCGGCTGTGATGGGCGGGTCAGGAAGGCTCCTGGTTGGATCTTTGCATCAGGCCCAGGCTGGGCATAAAGGAGGGACTTGCAGGTGGGGAGGAAGCCTACTGGGGACCATGGAGACCCAGAGGGACAGCCCTTCCTTGGGGCGGTGGTCACTGTTGCTACTGCTGTTGGGCCTGGTTATCACTCCGGCCACCCCCCAGACCCTTAGCTACGAGGAAGCTGTGCTCCGTGCTGTGGATGGCTTCAACCAGCGGTCCTCAGAGAAGAATCTCTACCGTCTCTTTCAGCAGGACTCACAGCCCGAGGGAGTGAGTCGaggaggggatggaggggagggaggttcTGCTCTAGCCAGTCTTGGCCATACTGTCCCtcccattgttaacattttgttcaTGTCAGGAACCCCCCTCCCTTAAGTGTGATCGTACCTCTTTCAGGAGACCTTCCCAGAGCTGTTACCCCCATCAGCGCGAGTGCTTCTTGTCTTAGAATCTCTGCTTCTTGCCTTAGAATCTCTattatgttggggcacctgggtggctccgtcggttaagcatccaactttggctgaagtcatgatctcatagttcgtgggttcgagccccgcatcaggctctgtgctgacagctcagagcctggagcctgcctcagattctgggtattcctctcactctgccactctcctgctcatgctctgtctctctgtctctcaaaaataaacatttaaaaaattaaaaaaaaaaaaagtatctctacTGTGTGAAGAGGTGCCCCCCACCCTTACTCTCTCCCATTCAGGCTTCTGGAAGTTCCAGGGACAAAAGTGGGGTTACTGGCCCTGGGATGTGACTTCCCTGGAATGGCTCTGCTCAGCCTTGAGATTCCAGTGGCAATGTTTTGTCCCCAGGAGGCCCCTGCTTTCCCTTGGCTCCCTAAGGGGGAGGTGCTATTCATTAGAGCTTTCCTGAggtcctctcctgctctctcagcTTGGTGAGGGCAGGAATGGGCTTTGTCATCCTCACCTCCGTACCTTAGCACAGAGCCAGTGTCAGGCACATAGCAGGGGCTGTTGTAAGGCTACCCTCTTCGCTGGGTGGCTcgggatggggcagggagacagaTTAGTGAAGGCAATCATGAGCCTGAGTCTGGTCTTCCTGCTTGCTTCCCTGACCAGGACGGGGATCCAAACACCCCGAAGCCTGTGAGTTTCAAAGTGAAGGAGACTGTGTGCCCCAAGACGACACAGAGGCCACTGGAGCAGTGTGATTTCAAGGACgatggggtgaggctgggggctcTGGCAGAAGCCCCCAAATGAGCTGAACAAGAGGCCTCCTGGGAATATTTCCAGGCActggggtgaggctgggaggtTATGGCGTAGGGGTTCCAATTTGACCTGGAGCCTCCTCTTCTCAGCTGGTGAAGCAGTGTGAAGGGACAGTCATCCTGGACCAGAACAGGGGCTACTTTGACATCAACTGTGATGCGGTGAGTGGCTCCCTGTAGGTTGCAGGGGTTGATGGGGTGGTGGTACATAGAACATCCTATGGGCCAATTAACCACTGTCCCATCCAGGGCACAGAAAGCCCCTCCTAGCCTGGGCTTCTTCCTCAACCTGGGCCTCATCTCCAGGACCTCACAGGCTCTGTGATCCCTTAGTACAGGCTCTCAAAGTGTGGCCGTGAGAACTCGGTAATTTATTAGCAATGCAACTTCTCAGGCCCCATGCAGATCTGCAGAGTCAgattctggggtggggcccagcaatatGTAGTTTAACAAACTCCAGGGGATTCTGACTCCTGATAAAGCTTGAGAACCACTTAGAGTAATACGCTTTCAGCTGTGAGACCCTGGGAAGCCCCTTGCtatctctgggcttcagtttcctcatctgtttgtGGGTGTGGCGATTCAATCAACTACATATTCCAAAGGTTACAGCCAGAGGATGAACTGGGATGGCCCAAGAAGGGGGGTGTCTAGGAGGGGAGGGGTCTTGTCTTGACCCTGGGTCCAGCCCCCACAAAGAAACTGCTTCCTTCTGATGCACAGATTCTACAAGTCAGCAAATTGGGCCAGCTGGGTGAGCTCATCCAACGAGGTGGGCAGAAGATTGGTGAGAAGATTCAGAAAATTGGCGAGAGAATCCGTGACTTTTTTAGCAATCTTCGCCCCAGGCAAGAGGCCTAAGGGTCTGCTTTTCCCTGGCTCAGGCTTCCGGACCctgcaaaataaatttttgtgaaaGCAACTTCCTCAAGTCTTCAATTgtacttttctgtctcctcccacttACCATGACTTGAATCCTGAATTCTGGgaggacgtgtgtgtgtgtgtgtgtgtgtgtgtgtgtgtgtgtgtccatgcaaAACACAAAGGTGGAGCAGCTATTTCACCCAGAAGGGCACGGGGTGAGGTGGCAGGTCCAGGAAAAGTGGCTCCATTCTCAGGGTCCTTCTCCCATGCCCATCACATGCTTCCCACCAGCCTCGTTGAACACCCAGTGTGACTTAAGGAGATCTACCCTGTGTGCAGTGGTAGTGTGGATGTGCAGAGCTGTTCCTACTCCTATGGAGGTGAAAGCCACTTTGTTAAACACAGAGACACAGGTCAGTCTCATGGCTGGCTGGGTTCTAAGGCCAGCCTGCTGGTACATTTCCCATCAAGTTCCAGTTCCCTTCCAACATCTTAACTCTGGAAAAGCCCACCACTTCTGGCATCTCCTCTGGCGTGGGAAAACTCACTGTTTCTTTAGCTGGGCAGCAGATTTAAGTTGTGGGCTTGTGTTTAGCGATCAAATAGCACCAACATTTTGTACCATTCAAAGCAAGAGTCTTGCTCAGGGGGCTGAAGAGCTCTGGCTAGGAGAGACAAGCAGGGTGACACACTCTGTTGCATTGGGTGTTTCAGACAACGTCCGTGTCTTGCCCACTTGCCATTCTGTAGCTGACCCGAAGCACCTGCAGCTCTTTGCTAAGGGCAGCCTGGAAGTACTTGGGAGTAGGCATTCCAGGGAGCAGCCTCAACCAACAATTGGTGGGAGTGGTggaaacatattttctcttcctcactccGTGGGTGGGCCCACGCCAAGATGTGTTACACATCTCCCAGGTCCCCAGCTGGTTGTGCCCCTGCAATGACCTGTTCATGAACACcccctcttctgtcttctcttcctgccccGTCTTACTTCCTTACACTCCCGCTGCTGCTCTCTGTGTTtgtctcccaaataaactacttccACTTGCATCCTTGTCTTAGATCTGCTTCCGGGCCAACCTAAAATAAGACACAGACATCCAGCTCTGAGAGCAACAGGAGGCAGGATATCACATAGCATTTACTGTGTTATCTGTCATGCTTGCTTCTTCTTGGTGCGCAGGTCACACTAAGGTTTTCTGCTTTCAGTGGCTCCCACCTTCCACAGTGTGACCATATCAAGTGGGCTCCACTGGACTTTCCCTTCTGTGACAGCTGCTATTCATAAATTACTGAATTCCCTGTACCAGTTGTGGGCCATTGTTCTTATCACCCTGGAAGCCAGTTAACTGTCTCAGTGATGGGACATGGACTACTCTGATTACAAGGATCTGAAAAGGCTCTCGCTTTAGGAAATGGGTTTTCTGCTTCTACCAAAGGTGTCCATCTTTGTGTgcattatttagttttaaaaattttctcaatattttatttaaaaactagttAAACAGGGGCACCTCGCTGGGTCAagtggtagagcatgtgactcttgatctcagagttgagttcaagccccacattgggtgtagagctcactaaaaaaaaaaaaaaaaagatatatatatatatatatatatatatatatatatatatatatatgtataatatatatagtgaatataaaatatg from Panthera leo isolate Ple1 chromosome A2, P.leo_Ple1_pat1.1, whole genome shotgun sequence includes:
- the LOC122214289 gene encoding cathelicidin antimicrobial peptide, with product METQRDSPSLGRWSLLLLLLGLVITPATPQTLSYEEAVLRAVDGFNQRSSEKNLYRLFQQDSQPEGDGDPNTPKPVSFKVKETVCPKTTQRPLEQCDFKDDGLVKQCEGTVILDQNRGYFDINCDAILQVSKLGQLGELIQRGGQKIGEKIQKIGERIRDFFSNLRPRQEA